TAATATATCTATAATTAAAATTGGATAATGTGAATACGCTTTTGGATAATCATTACTTTAATGTCACAGACTATAAAATCAAATTTCGATTTAACACTGACGACGTCTTCGGAGAAAAGGAACCGATAAAACTCTGCTTCCATGAATTATAATCTTCACCAAAACAACCCTTCATGCGTGGTCTGTTAAGTGATGAAACGTGAAAAATTACCGTCCTTTTAGTAAATTATTGATTGAAAACAAGATATTATATCTGGTGAAAATTCCCAGTACACCATTAACCTACAGCCTGCACCAGCCCGAATCCATATACATTATCTCTCGCAGGCACTCCCAGATCGATCGCACCATTAGCCATTGCAGCCCTGACCTCATCAGGTGAAGCTCCACCATTATCCTGTAACATCAGCGCAGCCACTCCGCTCACAAAAGGCGCTGCCATCGAGGTCCCGTTCATTGAACCATACCCTCGGTACAGCCATGGGAAATCGATACCCCACCCGGCGCAGCCAGCTCAACTTTGCTGCCATGAATTTATTAGAAAACCTATGAATAAGGCAATAAATAATTGAATGACTAACAGAATAAATATATACCACCTTGTAGCCGGAATGTGTGATGTGTTAATTATTGATATTCCTATGAAAAACCAAACAGTTATTATAGTTATTATGACTAACATTTGGACGGTTGTGACTTTCTTTTTCATTGGCTTTATCTCCAAAAAAATTGCCCATCGGGTTTCCCGACGGGCATTAATTTGCTTCAGACCGGTCCATAAGGTATTGGAATATAATGATTTCTATTTAAACCTGCATACGAATCCATTATTCCGTAGTCATATGGCCACCAATTAGTATATTTATCAACAAACTTACTAATATCACTTATTTCGACCCAGTAATCAAAATCCCCGTCTGGACCCGCATAGATCATATAAACAATTCCAATAACAATTCCAGCAATTATTGCAGCACCTGCCGTGGCTGCTACAGTAAGGGCGATACCAGCTGCAAATAATGCTACTAATATAGCTGCTGTTAAGGTTGGTATACCTATAAGTACACTTCCATTAACTACATTGGGTGAAAACCATATTCTTAGGTATCCATCCTCAACCCACACCTCAAATTTAGCGTTTCCATGATCTCTTAATGCAGCTACATCATACTCGGTTAGAGCTTTTGTTTTATCATAGGCATAACCAGTAACTCTTACATTCTCCCCTATATGTTGGACTGTAAGAAGTTCTTTATCCTGGCCTGATTCTATCAAATATAACTCAGTGTCATCTGTCTTAGACAAATGGGTCATTTTAACCTTTTGTTTGGATATTTTTCCATTTGCATCAATCGTTGGAACTGTGATAATCTTATCATCACCAACTTCTATAATTGGATAATCTTGTTTTGCAAGGTCTTTGAACATTTTCTTCTGATCTTCAGTCATTAATGCTTCAATTTCTTCATCAGATAGATTTTCAATATCTGATAAAGTAAGACTTTGGAAATTCGATATATCGAACTGATTATTCTCAAATTCAGCTTTTGCACTCACTGCAGGCACAAACGCCATACCTACAATCAGCATCATAGCAAAAACAGCTCCTAGCTTCATACTTTTACTTTTCATATTCTTATTTCCTCCAATTTATTTCTCCCGGAGGCAAAAACAGCACGTTTTAAATACGTTCAAAACCTACATTATATTCCCTTCGGGCATAGTGGGGTTGCGGCCTGATCTTTACCGATGTATGCCTAAATCCCACCTTCTTTTCATGCACTTGATAATTGAATCAGTACAACAAACCATACTCACACACACTATATAAATATTTTGTTTTTTTTTCAGAAATATCGTTATATAATTATATATATTCTTACTAATATATCGAATATATAGTAATATATCTATAATTAAAATTGGATAATGTGAATACGCTTTTGGATAATCATTACTAGAATTTCACAGACTATAAAATCAAATTTCGATTTAACACTGACGACGTCTTCGGAGAAAAGGAACCGATAAAACTCTGCTTCCATGAATTATTATCTTCACCAAAACACCCCTTGATGTGTGATCGGTTAAGTGATGAAACGTGAAAAATTACCGTTCTTTTAGTAAATTATTGATTGAAAACAAGATATTATATCTGGTGAAAATTCCCAGTACACCATTAACCTACAGCCTGCACCAACCCGAATCCATATACAGTATCTCTCCCAGGTACACCCAGGTCGATCGCTCCATCAGCTATTGCAGCCCTGACCTCATCAGGTGAAGCTCCACCATTGTCCTGCAACACCAGCGCAGCCACCCCGCTCACAAAGGGAGCCGCCATCGAGGTCCCGCTCATTGAACGATACCCCCCGTCCAGCCATGTGGAATAGATACCCACACCCGGCGCAGCCAGTTCGACTTCGCTGCCGTCTGCGCTCCAGGATACTACCATGGTATTCTGGTCATTTGAATCGGATTAATTGCTTTTAGCAATTATATTACAATCATCATCGCTACCATTTTAATTATGAATTAAAAAAAAGGGCTCATTGAGCCCCAATAGAATCCAACAACTCATAAAGAGGTATTTTTCTATATTTTTCGGGAACGTCAGGTCTCACTGCTTGATTGTCCTCTGTTATACTGAATTTCCCAAATTTCCAGGAAGTAACTCTATAATGTGTCCTGGCACTATTATCAGTGAATGGATCTTCTTTTGTTAAAAACAGCATTACTTTTTCTCCTTCCTCAAACTTTGCTTCATCTTCTACAATGCCAATATAGTTTCCTACTTGTCCACCACTTGTTCGGACAGTAATTACCTGTGGTGTTGACTCATCTTTTATTGTCTCATCTACTCTAATAATTACATCAGTATAGATAGTTTCTTCCTGATATCTTTTATTAGCTTCTTCTTTAGATGTTGGCATACCAGTATAATCAGGTTTTTTCCCATCTGCTGTGTTCCATCTGCTTGGGAGAATTTTTAACACATGACCAATTATTATACTCTCTGAGTTTTCATAAATGAATGAATTGTTAAGTACTTCCTCAGACCATGAACTGGTAGTTATTGTATAGGTTGGTTCTTCTTCACCAAATTTTTCGATATTGGCATTCAAAACAGCAGCACCAGTTATGAAAATCGCGAATAATAATATTGATATGTAATATTTATTCAATTTTATCTTCTCCTTAAACATTTAATTATTCAGCTCCGTATAAAAATTTAATACCATCTTTATCATCGAGATTTAATGTTCTTCTGTAAGTAACTCCTAGACCCCCGAATCCATACATTGTTTTTATTACATCATGTGGTCCATACAGGTCACCTAAATATAAGAAGTGACCAAAT
The nucleotide sequence above comes from ANME-2 cluster archaeon. Encoded proteins:
- a CDS encoding S8 family serine peptidase, with translation MNGTSMAAPFVSGVAALMLQDNGGASPDEVRAAMANGAIDLGVPARDNVYGFGLVQAVG
- a CDS encoding S8 family serine peptidase: MVVSWSADGSEVELAAPGVGIYSTWLDGGYRSMSGTSMAAPFVSGVAALVLQDNGGASPDEVRAAIADGAIDLGVPGRDTVYGFGLVQAVG